The Naumovozyma dairenensis CBS 421 chromosome 1, complete genome genome includes a region encoding these proteins:
- the CMR1 gene encoding Cmr1p (similar to Saccharomyces cerevisiae YDL156W; ancestral locus Anc_7.333) codes for MVELTEFQKKRQENIKRNNDLLQKLNLTNKASEIKREAGVLTEDEKRRKKKKIATSKPKRNVNVKKEKSPTVPVRRSRRLRGESVDTDGIPNVNDNQLFKLNGNGDVKLESSPEDDQVLKDMKVIGDVKLSDLLKEGDDDNALLDKFKSFSSRPSDFFNELKKYRGNIKLDAELETQLKEFDLNLYDIFQPNEIKIVYERISAIYFHPSIEKKLVVAGDISGNVGLWNVRDEPIDDELLEPEITRFKLFNKNVGRIDCFPTNSSKLLATSYDGSIRSIDLSNLESEDLLILTNEYDDALGVSDCQFSYDDPNVLFVTTLSGEFTTLDMRMKKGEFNNKLKRLSDKKIGSMSINPNRPYEIATGSLDRTLKLWDIRKIVNKPDWSQYEDFPSHEIVSTYDSRLSVSAVSYSPTDNTLVCNGYDDTIRLFDVTKPSEDLQPKLTLKHNCQTGRWTSILKARFKPNKNVFAIANMSRAIDIYNSDGQQLAHLNTATVPAVVSWHPLRNWIVGGNSSGKVFLFQDDSNNEDTL; via the coding sequence ATGGTAGAATTAACAGAATTCCAAAAGAAACGCCAAGAAAacattaaaagaaataatgatttactacaaaaattaaactTAACTAACAAAGCAtcagaaattaaaagagaAGCTGGCGTATTAacagaagatgaaaaacgaagaaagaagaagaaaatagcAACCAGCAAACCTAAAAGAAATGTTAATGTtaaaaaagagaaaagtCCTACTGTGCCGGTGAGACGTTCTAGACGGTTAAGAGGTGAAAGTGTTGATACCGATGGAATCCCTAATGTTAATGACaatcaattatttaaattgaaTGGGAATGGCGATGTTAAATTGGAAAGTTCCCCTGAGGATGACCaagttttgaaagatatgaAAGTGATAGGGGATGTCAAATTGAGTGATTTACTTAAAGAGGGCGATGATGATAACGCACTTTtagataaatttaaatcttttagTTCGAGACCTAGtgatttctttaatgaattgaagaaatacCGAGGAAATATTAAACTTGATGCTGAATTGGAAACTCAATTAAAGGAATTcgatttaaatttatatgatatttttcaacCTAATGAAATTAAGATTGTATACGAAAGAATTTCCgcaatatattttcatccATCCATAGAAAAGAAGCTGGTTGTAGCGGGTGACATATCTGGTAATGTGGGATTATGGAATGTAAGAGATGAACCAATTGATGATGAGTTATTGGAGCCTGAAATAACGAGATTTAAgttattcaataaaaatgtaGGAAGGATTGATTGTTTCCCAACCAACAGTTCGAAACTATTGGCAACTTCGTATGATGGCTCCATTCGTTCGATAGATTTGAGTAATCTAGAAAGTGAAGACCTACTAATCTTAACtaatgaatatgatgatGCACTTGGTGTTAGTGATTGCCAATTTAGTTACGACGATCCCAATGTTCTGTTTGTCACTACCTTGAGTGGTGAATTTACTACTCTCGATATGAGAATGAAGAAAGGCGAATTTAAtaacaaattgaaaagactATCcgataaaaaaattggcTCAATGAGTATCAATCCGAATCGCCCGTACGAAATTGCTACTGGCTCTCTTGATAGGACATTGAAACTTTGGgatattagaaaaattgTAAATAAACCAGATTGGTCACAGTATGAAGATTTCCCAAGTCATGAAATCGTCTCCACTTATGATTCAAGATTGAGTGTATCAGCAGTCTCATACTCACCAACTGACAATACTCTTGTTTGTAATGGGTATGATGACACCATTCGATTATTCGATGTCACTAAACCATCAGAAGATCTCCAGCCAAAACTAACACTAAAACATAATTGCCAAACTGGTAGATGGACTAGTATTTTGAAAGCCAGATTTAAGCCAAACAAGAATGTATTTGCCATTGCAAATATGAGCAGAGCTATTGATATATACAACAGTGACGGTCAACAATTAGCCCACCTAAATACTGCTACAGTGCCCGCTGTTGTGTCCTGGCATCCGCTCAGGAATTGGATTGTCGGAGGTAATTCCAGTGGTAAAGTGTTCTTATTCCAAGACgattctaataatgaagatactTTATAG
- the DMO2 gene encoding Dmo2p (similar to Saccharomyces cerevisiae YDL157C; ancestral locus Anc_7.334), with translation MSNILSVFNPPAERNFNEEENLDCLPCQVMNSFLAIGFGTYLASGRAITYSDKDKKKGVTLKEFERRNPLWWRNSIRSIGGGLLVYGVIRGSEGWIWNKDKKYQKLT, from the coding sequence ATGAGTAATATATTATCAGTGTTTAATCCACCGGCTGAAAGGaatttcaatgaagaagaaaatttagaTTGTTTGCCATGTCAAGTAATGAATTCCTTTTTAGCCATTGGCTTTGGTACATACTTGGCCTCGGGACGAGCAATCACTTATTCTGATAAGGATAAGAAAAAGGGCGTTACATTGAAGGAATTTGAACGTAGAAATCCACTTTGGTGGAGAAATTCTATACGAAGCATAGGTGGTGGATTGTTAGTATATGGTGTTATTAGAGGTAGTGAAGGTTGGATATGGaataaagataagaaaTACCAAAAATTGACCtga